A genomic region of Dreissena polymorpha isolate Duluth1 chromosome 4, UMN_Dpol_1.0, whole genome shotgun sequence contains the following coding sequences:
- the LOC127875916 gene encoding uncharacterized protein LOC127875916 has translation MDAHTLQYILRSKYNINEKFQAEGIFVVLQGSTMKAKGLFSIGIGERIVVVAGINPRGPEIDYNPVFLIPVGLLGVTYKNASMIVTISTPLKGKNSFQLCSSSKAAAIWNDFTTAIDYLASKLSGDIRCSASLSASSSDASVDAEPE, from the coding sequence ATGGATGCACACACACTACAATACATACTTCGCAGCAAGTATAACATAAATGAAAAGTTTCAGGCCGAGGGCATATTTGTGGTCCTTCAAGGCAGCACCATGAAAGCAAAAGGTCTGTTCAGTATCGGGATTGGTGAGAGGATCGTAGTCGTCGCCGGCATCAACCCCCGCGGACCGGAGATCGACTACAATCCGGTGTTTCTCATTCCGGTAGGTCTGCTCGGTGTCACGTACAAGAATGCAAGCATGATTGTAACAATCTCCACTCCACTCAAAGGCAAGAATTCTTTTCAGTTATGCAGCAGTAGCAAGGCCGCCGCTATATGGAATGATTTCACCACCGCCATTGATTACCTGGCGTCTAAATTAAGCGGCGACATTAGGTGCAGCGCGTCACTTAGTGCATCATCATCAGACGCCTCTGTGGATGCAGAACCTGAGTAA